The following coding sequences are from one Phycisphaeraceae bacterium window:
- a CDS encoding mechanosensitive ion channel family protein has protein sequence MNPLSHFSMLLAQADATTPAATPDAAPKEGGFGNLEHQVSALWKDLQHLAVQYGLSVLGALVILIVAWILSRWAQRTIRRALDRAKFDPTVSKFVGHVTRWAILVLALVTCLAVIGVNITALATVLGASGLAIGLASQGALSNLAAGLMLLVTRPFRVGDVIVVDGFLGIVEEIELFATKLNTPDNRRIIMPNNSVFGKVIENITFNPNRRVDIVVGVAYSTDLDAAKASIERSLAGSALVLKEPPPMIVLREFGESSINFDVRAWAPTKDFALAKHDVIKVIKAGFDRDDIEIPFPQRVVWMQRTGNGEASPLA, from the coding sequence ATGAATCCACTCAGCCACTTCTCGATGCTCCTGGCCCAGGCCGACGCCACCACACCGGCCGCGACTCCGGATGCAGCCCCGAAGGAAGGCGGGTTCGGGAACCTGGAGCACCAGGTCAGCGCCCTGTGGAAGGACCTGCAGCACCTCGCCGTGCAGTACGGCCTCAGCGTGCTCGGCGCGCTGGTGATCCTGATCGTCGCGTGGATCCTCTCCCGCTGGGCCCAGCGGACGATCCGGCGCGCGCTGGACCGGGCCAAGTTCGATCCCACCGTCTCCAAGTTCGTCGGGCACGTCACCCGATGGGCCATCCTGGTCCTGGCGCTGGTGACCTGCCTCGCGGTGATCGGAGTCAACATCACGGCGCTCGCCACGGTGCTGGGGGCCAGCGGCTTGGCCATCGGTCTCGCCAGCCAGGGGGCCCTCTCCAATCTCGCGGCGGGGCTCATGCTGCTCGTCACCCGTCCGTTCCGGGTCGGCGATGTCATCGTGGTCGACGGCTTCCTCGGCATTGTCGAGGAGATCGAGCTCTTCGCCACCAAGCTCAACACGCCCGACAACCGCCGCATCATCATGCCGAACAACTCCGTGTTCGGAAAGGTGATCGAGAACATCACGTTCAACCCGAACCGGCGCGTGGACATCGTCGTCGGCGTCGCGTACTCAACGGATCTCGACGCGGCGAAGGCCTCGATCGAGCGGTCGCTGGCCGGGTCGGCTCTGGTGCTCAAGGAGCCACCGCCGATGATCGTGCTCCGTGAGTTCGGCGAGTCGTCGATCAACTTCGACGTCCGCGCCTGGGCCCCGACCAAGGACTTTGCGCTGGCCAAGCACGACGTCATCAAGGTGATCAAGGCGGGCTTTGACCGCGACGACATCGAGATCCCGTTCCCGCAGCGGGTCGTGTGGATGCAGCGCACCGGCAACGGCGAGGCCTCGCCGCTGGCGTAA
- a CDS encoding N-acetylmuramoyl-L-alanine amidase, with protein MGTDHKQLAITRREAMLGGGLAIGAFMLSGCGTRRETEAALPGPKWNMTAEPVVPVAPPPTIARGESVGVIPRTQWTSAGVARPREINAMNGVSRITVHHDGLPPVALRSTSDVTARLEQIRRGHISRRPLPFADIGYHYVIDPQGRVWEARSVVYQGAHVQDNNEHNIGILVLGNFNEQRPTPQALGSLDQFLAQEMARYRVPLSRVYTHQEIRSTECPGRSLQMYMVQTRSRGGSLASSVSSGRYLG; from the coding sequence ATGGGAACTGATCACAAGCAACTCGCGATCACCCGACGGGAGGCAATGCTCGGCGGGGGCCTCGCGATCGGCGCGTTCATGCTCTCGGGCTGCGGCACCCGCCGCGAGACCGAGGCGGCGCTCCCCGGTCCGAAGTGGAACATGACGGCCGAGCCCGTGGTCCCTGTCGCGCCCCCCCCGACGATCGCCCGTGGCGAGAGCGTCGGCGTGATCCCGCGAACGCAGTGGACCTCCGCCGGCGTGGCCCGCCCGCGCGAGATCAACGCGATGAACGGTGTAAGCCGGATCACCGTCCACCACGATGGCCTACCGCCCGTGGCGCTGCGGTCGACCTCAGATGTGACGGCCCGGCTGGAGCAGATCCGGCGTGGCCACATCAGCCGCCGGCCCCTGCCGTTCGCGGACATCGGCTACCACTACGTGATCGACCCGCAGGGCCGCGTGTGGGAGGCCCGCAGCGTCGTCTACCAGGGCGCGCACGTCCAGGACAACAACGAGCACAACATCGGGATCCTCGTGCTGGGCAACTTCAACGAGCAGCGGCCCACGCCGCAGGCCCTCGGCTCGCTCGACCAGTTCCTCGCCCAGGAGATGGCCCGCTACCGCGTGCCGCTCTCCCGCGTGTACACGCACCAGGAGATCCGCTCCACCGAGTGCCCCGGGCGGAGCCTGCAGATGTACATGGTGCAGACTCGTTCCCGGGGCGGCTCGCTCGCCTCGTCGGTCTCCTCGGGCCGGTACCTGGGCTGA
- a CDS encoding site-specific DNA-methyltransferase — MATGPAIVRQDWLDAAEHVRRSGLGIDLVYVDPPFNTGEIRASPANGRRLNRATRERFDDRFASTDGFIAWLRERLAATIPLIRPTGSILVHLDWRTSHRARVVLDELLGEDRFVNHLVWSYGLGGSSPRRFARKHDDILWYCIDPERYYFEPPRVPATSARMRGMMKKATDVLDIPSINNMAKERTGYPTQKPLALLEMLVGACCPPGGVVWDPCCGSGTTLVAAARTGRVGIGSDASEAAVRLARRRLAGGGGAGPGGLELHRMLKWLGRLYAKRLVNVNVNILLSNTLAVGLTAVAVHFSRFIGIRDDQKWLITAFVFVVDLAIDVVVYYALHWTANHWPKRLWHTPAEVLNEAPKPSFFWDATVVQAQRMALSPVFYGVAMALLSGLLHDGVDRVSATVISYGIAIGISRTLHTLWMISSDRAMAKRLREAGLGKTDASIRPPAASVPAAESRTNGAARAEKKSA, encoded by the coding sequence GTGGCGACCGGGCCGGCGATTGTGCGGCAAGACTGGCTCGACGCCGCGGAGCACGTGCGGCGGAGCGGCCTTGGCATCGACCTGGTGTACGTCGATCCCCCGTTCAACACGGGGGAGATAAGGGCGTCGCCTGCGAACGGGCGGAGGCTGAACCGCGCGACCCGCGAGCGATTTGACGACCGGTTTGCATCCACGGACGGCTTCATCGCCTGGCTCCGCGAGCGGCTCGCCGCGACCATCCCGCTCATCAGGCCAACGGGCTCGATCCTGGTCCACCTGGACTGGCGGACCAGCCATCGCGCCCGGGTGGTGCTGGATGAGTTGCTGGGCGAGGACCGGTTCGTGAACCACCTGGTGTGGTCGTACGGGCTCGGGGGATCGTCGCCGCGCCGGTTCGCGCGCAAGCACGACGACATCCTGTGGTACTGCATCGATCCGGAGCGGTACTACTTCGAGCCGCCGCGGGTGCCGGCGACGAGCGCCCGGATGCGCGGGATGATGAAGAAGGCGACGGATGTGCTGGACATCCCGTCGATCAACAACATGGCGAAAGAGCGGACGGGGTACCCGACGCAGAAGCCCCTGGCGCTGCTGGAGATGCTCGTGGGCGCGTGCTGCCCGCCGGGGGGCGTGGTGTGGGACCCCTGCTGCGGAAGCGGGACGACGCTGGTCGCCGCGGCGAGGACGGGGCGTGTGGGGATCGGGTCGGATGCGAGCGAGGCGGCGGTGCGCCTGGCACGCCGGAGGCTGGCGGGGGGGGGGGGCGCAGGGCCGGGGGGGCTAGAGTTGCACCGCATGCTCAAGTGGCTCGGCAGGCTGTACGCGAAACGCCTCGTCAACGTGAACGTCAACATCCTGTTGTCGAACACGCTCGCGGTGGGGCTGACGGCGGTGGCTGTGCACTTCTCGCGGTTCATCGGGATCCGCGACGACCAGAAGTGGCTGATCACGGCGTTCGTGTTCGTCGTCGACCTGGCGATCGATGTCGTCGTGTACTACGCGCTGCACTGGACGGCGAACCACTGGCCCAAGCGGCTGTGGCACACGCCCGCCGAGGTGCTCAACGAGGCGCCCAAGCCGTCGTTCTTCTGGGATGCGACGGTGGTGCAGGCGCAGCGGATGGCGCTCTCGCCGGTGTTCTACGGGGTGGCGATGGCACTGCTCTCGGGGCTGCTGCACGACGGGGTGGACCGGGTGTCGGCGACGGTGATCTCGTACGGGATCGCGATCGGGATCTCGCGGACGCTGCACACGCTGTGGATGATCTCCTCGGACCGGGCGATGGCGAAGCGCCTGCGTGAGGCTGGGCTGGGCAAGACCGATGCGTCGATCCGGCCCCCGGCAGCGAGCGTGCCGGCGGCGGAGTCGCGGACGAACGGGGCCGCCCGGGCAGAGAAGAAGAGCGCATAG
- a CDS encoding queuosine precursor transporter, protein MHDDRPQPVVPIQPALSRARRAYRYYDLLLAAFVTVLLCSNLIGPGKACIIELPFAIPLIGATVVFGAGNIFFPISYVFGDVLTEVYGYARARKVIWAGFGAMIFASLMAWVIIHLPADPGTAYNTQIQPALAVVFGNTWRIVAASILAFWVGDFTNSFVLAKMKVLTRGRWLWTRTIGSTIVGQGADSLLFYPIAFWGIWETSTLLKVSLFNWAFKVLVEIVMTPATYAVVGFLKRAENEDYYDRATNFTPFSLED, encoded by the coding sequence ATGCACGACGACCGCCCTCAACCCGTCGTCCCCATCCAACCTGCCCTATCGCGCGCCCGCCGGGCCTACCGCTACTACGACCTGCTGCTGGCCGCCTTCGTGACGGTCCTGCTCTGCTCCAACCTCATCGGCCCCGGCAAGGCGTGCATCATCGAACTGCCGTTCGCGATCCCCCTGATCGGCGCCACTGTCGTCTTCGGCGCGGGGAACATCTTCTTCCCGATCTCCTACGTCTTCGGCGACGTCCTGACCGAGGTCTACGGCTACGCCCGCGCCCGGAAGGTCATCTGGGCCGGGTTCGGCGCCATGATCTTCGCCTCGCTCATGGCGTGGGTCATCATCCACCTCCCGGCCGACCCCGGCACCGCGTACAACACGCAGATCCAGCCCGCCCTCGCCGTCGTCTTCGGCAACACCTGGCGGATCGTCGCCGCGTCCATCCTCGCCTTCTGGGTCGGCGACTTCACCAACTCGTTCGTGCTGGCCAAGATGAAGGTCCTCACCCGCGGCCGGTGGCTGTGGACCCGAACCATCGGCTCCACCATCGTCGGGCAGGGGGCCGACAGCCTCCTGTTCTACCCGATCGCATTCTGGGGGATCTGGGAGACGTCGACGCTGCTGAAGGTCAGCCTCTTCAACTGGGCCTTCAAGGTCCTTGTCGAGATCGTGATGACCCCCGCCACCTACGCCGTCGTTGGTTTCCTCAAGCGCGCGGAGAACGAGGATTACTACGACCGCGCCACCAACTTCACCCCGTTCAGCCTCGAAGACTGA
- the glgP gene encoding alpha-glucan family phosphorylase yields the protein MANSAPDRTSPLEGIHPGLASLPAALAPAREIALNMWWSWNPSAAALFESIDPGLWERYHHNPTRLLINAPRERLAKIAQDPAFLNAAAEVYARFQEYMKSPGRFGAGGSGSEAAPEGFKAAYFCAEFGLAECFQIYCGGLGLLAGDHLKSAAELKLPLVAVGLLYSHGYFTQSIDRDGWQHELTPPIVVEEQPIRRVIDPATGEQVRVHVELPGRMLAIAVWRCDVGTVPLYLLDTNIPENSPEDRDITRNLYMGDHNHRIKQELVLGVGGIRALGAVGEKPTVFHMNEGHAAFLALERIRVMRENASLTFDQTREAAAAAHVFTTHTPLPAGIDRFHTDLIRTYLTGMLPGLGLDIEGLLALGRERVENRDELFSMAVLAIRTSRWCNGVSRLHGEVSREMWRSIWPQTPEHDVPIGHVTNGIHTATWVSPELAEVYTSNLGSRWKEFPDDPASWDAVDRIPDESLWRAKQAGKRRLIEFARRRLEAQWSGHRVGEGDAHEARHVLDEGVLTIGFARRFAAYKRATLLFRDQARFARLLGSDRPIQILIAGKAHPGDHSGKLFIKQIIDFARNTGMGHRLAFLENYDIDVARHLVQGVDIWLNNPIRGLEASGTSGMKAALNGGINCSILDGWWDEAFDETLGFAISGRETTPTSDAAERDERESLALYALLEDRIIPEFYAAHGEAGPGAISDSGRLPRAWIARMKRCIATLGPQFSTHRMVSQYARQMYLPAFEWGRKLAADGLAASRALSDQIDRLRRAWRAVRIVEAVAERSGSGRLSVSVRAALGELTPDEVQIQVYSESPIDLNHRVGSKAIPLSPAGAEPTGTTAYMGAFPASQELLEDLSELRVRIIPRDSRLITPMIPGLVADAPLSVHADAGRA from the coding sequence ATGGCGAACTCAGCACCCGACCGCACCTCCCCTCTTGAGGGGATTCATCCAGGCTTAGCGTCACTCCCCGCGGCTCTTGCCCCTGCGCGGGAAATCGCGCTCAACATGTGGTGGTCGTGGAATCCATCCGCCGCCGCGCTGTTCGAGAGCATCGATCCCGGGCTATGGGAGCGGTACCACCACAACCCGACGCGCCTGTTGATCAACGCTCCGCGCGAAAGGCTGGCCAAGATTGCCCAGGATCCCGCGTTCCTCAATGCCGCGGCGGAGGTCTACGCGCGCTTCCAGGAGTACATGAAGAGCCCCGGCCGGTTCGGCGCTGGCGGGTCGGGGAGCGAGGCGGCGCCCGAGGGATTCAAGGCGGCGTACTTCTGCGCCGAGTTCGGGCTGGCGGAGTGCTTCCAGATCTACTGCGGCGGGCTGGGGCTGCTGGCGGGGGATCACCTCAAGTCCGCCGCGGAGTTGAAGCTACCTCTGGTGGCGGTGGGGCTGCTGTATTCGCACGGGTACTTCACGCAGTCGATCGATCGGGACGGGTGGCAGCACGAGCTGACGCCGCCGATCGTGGTGGAGGAGCAGCCGATCCGGCGGGTGATCGATCCGGCGACGGGCGAGCAGGTGCGGGTCCACGTGGAGTTGCCCGGGCGGATGCTCGCCATAGCGGTGTGGCGGTGCGATGTCGGAACGGTGCCGCTGTACCTGCTGGACACGAACATCCCCGAGAACTCGCCGGAGGACCGCGACATCACGCGGAACCTCTACATGGGGGACCACAACCACCGTATCAAGCAGGAGCTCGTGCTCGGGGTCGGCGGGATCCGGGCGCTCGGCGCGGTGGGCGAAAAGCCGACGGTGTTCCACATGAACGAGGGACACGCGGCGTTCCTGGCGCTGGAGCGGATCCGGGTCATGCGCGAGAACGCTTCGCTGACGTTCGACCAGACGCGGGAGGCCGCCGCGGCGGCGCACGTCTTCACGACGCACACGCCGCTTCCGGCGGGGATCGACCGGTTCCACACCGACCTGATCCGGACCTACCTGACGGGCATGCTGCCGGGGCTTGGCCTGGATATCGAGGGGCTGCTGGCGCTGGGCCGCGAGCGGGTGGAGAACCGGGACGAACTGTTCTCGATGGCGGTGCTGGCGATCCGTACCTCTCGCTGGTGCAACGGCGTGTCCCGCCTGCACGGCGAGGTCTCGCGAGAGATGTGGCGGAGCATCTGGCCGCAGACGCCCGAGCACGATGTGCCGATCGGGCACGTTACCAACGGGATCCACACGGCGACGTGGGTATCGCCGGAGTTGGCCGAGGTCTACACGTCGAACCTGGGGTCGCGGTGGAAGGAGTTCCCGGATGACCCGGCGTCGTGGGACGCGGTGGACCGGATTCCGGATGAGTCGCTGTGGCGGGCCAAGCAGGCGGGGAAGCGGAGGCTGATCGAGTTCGCACGCCGGCGCCTGGAGGCGCAGTGGTCGGGTCACCGCGTGGGCGAGGGGGATGCTCACGAGGCGCGGCACGTGCTCGACGAGGGCGTGCTGACCATCGGCTTTGCCCGGCGGTTCGCGGCGTACAAGCGGGCGACGCTGCTGTTCCGTGACCAGGCGAGGTTCGCGCGGCTGCTGGGGTCGGACCGGCCGATCCAGATCCTGATCGCGGGCAAGGCGCACCCCGGGGACCACTCGGGGAAGCTGTTCATCAAGCAGATCATCGACTTCGCCCGCAACACGGGCATGGGCCACCGGCTGGCGTTCCTGGAGAACTACGACATCGACGTGGCCCGGCACCTGGTGCAGGGCGTCGACATCTGGCTGAACAACCCGATCCGCGGGCTCGAGGCCTCGGGCACCAGCGGCATGAAGGCCGCGCTCAACGGCGGCATCAACTGCTCGATCCTCGACGGCTGGTGGGACGAGGCGTTCGACGAGACGCTGGGGTTTGCGATCTCCGGGCGCGAGACGACGCCGACTTCCGACGCCGCGGAGCGTGACGAGCGCGAGAGCCTGGCGCTCTACGCCCTGCTGGAAGACCGGATCATCCCCGAGTTCTACGCGGCCCACGGCGAGGCAGGACCGGGGGCGATCAGCGACTCCGGGCGCCTGCCGCGGGCTTGGATCGCGCGGATGAAGCGCTGCATCGCGACGCTCGGGCCGCAGTTCAGCACGCACCGGATGGTGTCGCAGTACGCGCGGCAGATGTACCTTCCCGCGTTCGAGTGGGGCCGGAAACTGGCCGCGGACGGCCTCGCCGCGTCGAGGGCCCTGTCGGATCAGATCGACCGGCTCCGGCGGGCGTGGCGCGCGGTGCGGATCGTGGAGGCGGTGGCCGAGCGGTCCGGGAGCGGGCGGCTGAGCGTGTCGGTCCGCGCCGCCCTGGGCGAGTTGACGCCCGACGAGGTGCAGATCCAGGTGTACAGCGAATCACCGATCGACCTGAACCACCGCGTGGGCTCGAAGGCAATCCCGCTGTCGCCCGCCGGCGCGGAACCCACGGGGACCACCGCGTACATGGGCGCGTTCCCCGCATCGCAGGAACTGCTGGAGGACCTCTCCGAGCTTCGGGTGCGGATCATCCCACGCGACAGCCGGCTGATCACGCCGATGATCCCCGGCCTGGTCGCGGATGCGCCGCTGAGCGTGCACGCGGATGCGGGCCGTGCCTGA
- a CDS encoding ABC-F family ATP-binding cassette domain-containing protein, whose amino-acid sequence MPLLAATNLHYTIGQRVILDGLTFGMEPGERVGLVGRNGCGKTTLMKIVAGALSAEAGEVSLQRGSRAGYLSQDPMLEASRSLREEAGSAFVELNRLHAEADQVFHAMETAEGDELDRLMKRHESIEKRLEAAGGYAVDHKIDAILHGLGFTDSQFGVKVGNLSGGQKGRLALAKLLLEGPDLLLLDEPTNHLDIAGREWLESFLTQEYRGAVLMVSHDRYMLDSVVSRIVEIERGRTIEYPGNYSAFCELRYERRLSQMRAYENQQTKFRHEEAYIRKYKAGQRAKQAQGRLSKLERAKRDTTLERPVEFSSMKLELPKAPRSGDQVAIVRGASKKYILRSGVAEGSEEAEGFVHGEKTLFHDLNLTISRGERWGVIGPNGAGKTSLVRAILGQLPLDSGVARLGASVAIGYFSQMSEEVPGDMVVWQFLQAAIKKENPGISMSEQAARNLAGAFLFGGDDQEKLLGVMSGGERSRARLAALLASAKNVLILDEPTNHLDISSAERLEEAIALPDEDEDGYEGTVILISHDRALIDSTCDHLLVLDGHGGCEVFVGNYTEWHRKQEQLRKQRDADAAEALRRQEAQDRRKREQQAAKASSEPPRGSKPAKGKHGGTPGGLSWMPAEKLEAEINRLNKRLVEIDTLLDTEEVYRDRDRCTSLLEERGRLAQEQERHEEEWLRRDGG is encoded by the coding sequence ATGCCGCTCCTCGCCGCGACCAACCTGCACTACACCATCGGCCAGCGGGTCATCCTCGACGGGCTGACGTTCGGCATGGAGCCCGGCGAGCGGGTGGGGCTCGTGGGTCGCAACGGGTGCGGCAAAACCACGCTGATGAAGATCGTCGCCGGCGCCCTTTCCGCCGAGGCGGGCGAGGTCTCGCTTCAGCGGGGTTCGCGCGCGGGCTATCTCAGCCAGGATCCGATGCTGGAGGCCTCCCGGTCGCTGCGCGAGGAGGCGGGGTCGGCGTTTGTCGAACTCAACCGGTTGCACGCCGAGGCGGACCAGGTCTTCCACGCGATGGAGACCGCCGAGGGGGACGAGCTCGACCGCCTCATGAAGCGGCACGAGTCGATCGAGAAGCGACTCGAGGCGGCGGGCGGGTACGCCGTCGACCACAAGATCGATGCGATCCTGCACGGGCTGGGGTTCACCGATTCGCAGTTTGGCGTGAAGGTCGGCAACCTCTCGGGCGGCCAGAAAGGGCGGTTGGCCCTGGCGAAGCTACTGCTGGAAGGGCCGGACCTGCTCCTGCTCGACGAGCCGACGAATCACCTGGACATCGCCGGGCGCGAGTGGCTGGAGTCGTTCCTGACGCAGGAATACCGGGGCGCGGTGCTGATGGTCAGCCACGACCGGTACATGCTCGACAGCGTGGTGAGCCGCATCGTCGAGATCGAACGCGGCCGGACCATCGAGTACCCCGGCAACTACTCGGCGTTCTGCGAGCTCCGCTACGAGCGACGCCTCTCCCAGATGCGGGCCTACGAGAACCAGCAGACCAAGTTCAGGCACGAAGAGGCGTATATCCGCAAGTACAAGGCGGGCCAGCGAGCCAAGCAGGCCCAGGGCCGCCTGAGCAAGCTGGAGCGAGCCAAGCGGGACACCACGCTGGAGCGGCCCGTCGAGTTCAGTTCCATGAAACTCGAACTGCCCAAGGCGCCGCGATCGGGGGACCAGGTCGCGATCGTGCGCGGGGCGTCGAAGAAGTACATCCTCCGCAGCGGCGTCGCCGAGGGGAGCGAGGAGGCAGAGGGCTTTGTCCACGGCGAGAAGACGCTCTTTCACGACCTCAACCTGACCATTTCCCGTGGCGAGCGGTGGGGGGTCATCGGCCCCAACGGCGCGGGAAAAACCTCGCTGGTGCGGGCGATCCTCGGGCAACTCCCGCTGGATTCCGGCGTCGCCAGGCTGGGGGCGAGCGTGGCCATCGGGTACTTCTCGCAGATGAGCGAGGAAGTGCCCGGGGACATGGTCGTGTGGCAGTTCCTGCAGGCCGCGATCAAGAAGGAGAACCCGGGAATCTCCATGAGCGAGCAGGCGGCACGGAATCTCGCCGGCGCGTTCCTGTTCGGGGGCGACGACCAGGAGAAGCTGCTGGGCGTGATGAGCGGCGGCGAACGCAGCCGCGCACGGCTGGCGGCCCTGCTGGCGAGCGCGAAGAACGTGCTCATCCTCGACGAGCCGACCAACCACCTGGACATCTCGTCCGCCGAGCGGCTCGAAGAGGCGATCGCGCTCCCCGATGAGGACGAGGACGGGTACGAGGGCACGGTCATCCTGATCAGCCACGACCGGGCGCTGATCGACTCGACGTGCGACCACCTGCTCGTCCTCGACGGCCACGGCGGCTGCGAGGTCTTCGTCGGGAACTACACGGAATGGCACCGCAAACAGGAGCAGCTCCGCAAGCAGCGCGACGCCGATGCCGCGGAGGCCCTCCGCCGGCAGGAGGCCCAGGATCGTCGCAAGCGGGAGCAGCAGGCCGCCAAGGCCTCCTCTGAGCCGCCGCGGGGGAGCAAGCCGGCGAAGGGAAAACATGGGGGGACCCCGGGGGGGCTCTCCTGGATGCCGGCCGAGAAACTCGAAGCCGAGATCAACCGTCTGAACAAACGCCTGGTCGAGATCGACACGCTGCTCGACACCGAAGAGGTGTACCGCGACCGCGACCGGTGCACGAGCTTGTTGGAGGAGCGTGGACGCCTCGCCCAGGAACAGGAGCGTCACGAGGAAGAGTGGCTCCGGCGCGACGGCGGCTGA
- a CDS encoding YmdB family metallophosphoesterase, translated as MPEIAVAFLGDVVGVPGRRAVAHAAGVLRERHGVRVVIANGENARHGSGISPDNYRELRRAAGGAVDAVTLGDHCFRERGILPLLAEPGEPISRPANLAAAAPGKRIIRLAPPSSPPLYVLTVLGRLFMTLHPDSPFAAIDRELTLIPEPDAVVIVEVHAEATSEKQAVAWHCLGRWSSPGAARVVAVVGTHTHVQTSDARVLDRRLAAMTDLGMCGPHRSVIGRSVSAVLEAMVNQGPAHLDVASDDVRAQGCVITIDTGDGRATAISAFDIPTPD; from the coding sequence GTGCCTGAGATCGCCGTCGCATTCCTGGGAGACGTCGTCGGCGTGCCCGGCCGCCGGGCCGTGGCCCACGCGGCGGGGGTGCTGCGCGAACGGCACGGGGTCCGCGTGGTGATCGCCAACGGCGAGAACGCGCGGCACGGCTCGGGGATCTCGCCCGACAACTACCGCGAACTGCGCCGCGCCGCCGGGGGCGCGGTCGACGCGGTCACGCTCGGGGACCACTGCTTCCGGGAGCGGGGCATCCTGCCGCTGCTGGCCGAGCCCGGCGAGCCGATCTCGCGCCCGGCGAACCTCGCCGCCGCGGCGCCGGGCAAGCGGATCATCCGTCTCGCGCCGCCGTCCTCGCCGCCGCTGTACGTGCTCACGGTGCTGGGCCGGCTGTTCATGACCCTCCACCCGGACAGCCCGTTCGCGGCGATCGACCGTGAACTCACGCTGATCCCCGAGCCGGATGCGGTCGTCATCGTCGAGGTGCACGCCGAGGCGACGAGCGAGAAGCAGGCGGTCGCGTGGCACTGCCTCGGCCGGTGGAGTTCGCCCGGCGCCGCACGCGTGGTGGCGGTCGTCGGCACGCACACGCACGTGCAGACCTCGGACGCCCGCGTGCTGGACCGGCGTCTGGCCGCGATGACGGACCTTGGCATGTGCGGGCCTCACCGGTCGGTGATCGGCCGCTCGGTGAGCGCCGTGCTGGAGGCCATGGTGAACCAGGGTCCTGCGCACCTGGACGTCGCCTCGGACGATGTCAGGGCCCAGGGGTGCGTGATCACGATCGACACCGGCGACGGGCGCGCGACGGCGATCAGCGCATTCGACATCCCGACTCCGGACTAG
- a CDS encoding argininosuccinate synthase, whose protein sequence is MPKKIVLAYSGGLDTSVILPWLKDRYPGVKLVAYAADLGQGEGELNGIEEKARASGADEVIVDDLRQVFAEDYCFPMLRAHAIYEQDYLLGTSIARPLIAKGQVEAARKTGADAVSHGATGKGNDQVRFELTYMALAPDLKIIAPWKDPAFELTSREAAIDYAQKKGVPIAQTKKKIYSRDRNLWHCSHEGAEIEHPDQRVSDDVWLMTEPLAETPDEAETVKIAFERGNPVSVNGERLAGHDLIRTLNKAGGRHAVGQVVLVENRLVGMKSRGAYETPGGEILYQAHKALEQLCLERETLHFKQQAALKYADLVYYGQWFHPLRESLQAFMDATQQTVSGEVTLELFKGGARAVAAVSPNSLYDPKLASFAMDGYDVTAARGFIDLFGLPMKVGALRSSVR, encoded by the coding sequence ATGCCAAAGAAGATCGTTCTCGCCTACTCCGGCGGGCTCGATACGTCCGTCATCCTCCCGTGGCTCAAGGACCGCTATCCCGGCGTAAAACTTGTGGCGTACGCCGCGGACCTGGGACAGGGCGAGGGGGAACTCAACGGCATCGAGGAGAAGGCCCGCGCCTCGGGGGCGGACGAGGTGATCGTCGACGATCTGCGGCAGGTCTTCGCCGAGGACTACTGCTTCCCGATGCTCCGTGCGCACGCGATCTATGAGCAGGACTACCTGCTGGGCACCTCGATCGCCCGTCCGCTGATCGCGAAGGGGCAGGTTGAGGCGGCGCGCAAGACCGGCGCCGACGCGGTCTCGCACGGCGCCACGGGCAAGGGGAACGACCAGGTCCGCTTCGAACTCACCTACATGGCGCTGGCGCCGGACCTGAAGATCATCGCGCCGTGGAAGGATCCCGCGTTCGAACTGACCAGCCGCGAGGCGGCGATTGATTACGCCCAGAAGAAGGGCGTCCCGATCGCGCAGACGAAGAAGAAGATCTACTCGCGCGACCGGAACCTCTGGCACTGCTCGCACGAGGGGGCGGAGATCGAGCACCCGGACCAGCGCGTCAGCGACGACGTCTGGCTCATGACCGAGCCGCTGGCGGAAACACCCGATGAAGCGGAGACCGTGAAGATCGCCTTCGAACGGGGCAATCCCGTGTCGGTCAACGGCGAGCGCCTGGCGGGGCACGACCTGATCCGGACGCTCAACAAGGCGGGAGGGCGGCACGCGGTCGGCCAGGTGGTGCTGGTCGAGAACCGGCTGGTGGGGATGAAGAGCCGAGGGGCGTACGAGACCCCTGGCGGCGAGATCCTCTACCAGGCCCACAAGGCGCTGGAGCAACTGTGCCTCGAACGCGAGACGCTTCACTTCAAGCAGCAGGCCGCCCTCAAGTACGCGGACCTGGTGTACTACGGGCAGTGGTTCCACCCGCTGCGCGAGTCGCTGCAGGCCTTCATGGACGCGACCCAGCAGACGGTGAGCGGAGAGGTGACCCTGGAACTGTTCAAGGGCGGGGCGCGGGCGGTCGCGGCGGTCAGCCCGAACTCGCTGTACGACCCCAAACTGGCGTCCTTTGCGATGGACGGGTACGACGTGACCGCCGCGCGCGGCTTCATCGATCTGTTCGGACTGCCCATGAAGGTGGGAGCGCTCAGGAGTTCGGTCCGGTAG